In a single window of the Leptospira wolffii serovar Khorat str. Khorat-H2 genome:
- a CDS encoding iron chaperone has translation MKTDYKDIDHYISTFPEDVQEILEGLRAFIRKNAPEAKEKISYQIPTFDFYGNLVHFAAYKNHIGFYPGAKAIRVFQEELKGFKNSKGTVQFPIEKPLPLGLIGKIVKFRVKENFESGKRRAKA, from the coding sequence ATGAAGACAGATTATAAAGATATCGACCATTATATCAGCACGTTCCCGGAAGACGTTCAGGAAATTCTGGAAGGTTTGCGGGCCTTCATTCGAAAGAATGCTCCGGAGGCGAAAGAAAAAATCAGTTATCAAATCCCTACATTCGATTTCTATGGAAATTTGGTTCATTTTGCTGCGTACAAGAATCATATAGGATTCTATCCCGGCGCAAAAGCTATCCGTGTCTTCCAAGAAGAGCTGAAAGGTTTCAAGAATTCCAAGGGAACGGTGCAATTCCCGATCGAAAAACCTTTGCCGCTCGGATTGATCGGGAAGATCGTCAAATTCAGGGTAAAGGAGAACTTCGAATCCGGAAAAAGGAGAGCGAAAGCTTAA
- a CDS encoding TM2 domain-containing protein has protein sequence MAGQKEKGIDEKYCETCGSIIKKAAEICPNCGVRQFSSDTFGSGTDWLTALLLCFFLGTFGIHRFYTGNTGIGIAQLLTFGCCGIWAVVDFILILTGSYRDGKGNPLIKKS, from the coding sequence ATGGCAGGTCAAAAAGAGAAGGGAATCGACGAGAAATACTGCGAGACCTGCGGCTCCATAATCAAGAAGGCCGCCGAGATTTGTCCGAACTGCGGTGTCCGCCAATTTTCTTCCGACACATTCGGCTCCGGAACCGACTGGTTAACCGCTCTTCTTCTTTGCTTCTTCTTAGGAACTTTCGGAATTCATCGTTTTTATACGGGTAATACGGGGATCGGTATCGCCCAATTATTAACCTTTGGCTGCTGTGGGATCTGGGCCGTCGTAGATTTTATCCTTATTCTTACCGGTTCCTACAGGGATGGAAAAGGCAACCCGTTGATTAAAAAGTCTTAG
- a CDS encoding DUF6150 family protein, which yields MKLGLHMKSILFSLLMFFVPVSGNIFGQSVFSENHSSRADVKVYVVKYENQADLKVYKVKYANQAGANDGKWFFTNYESQAKFKIYFVAHESQADIKVYFVNSSSQAGWKNRSKMDLFY from the coding sequence ATGAAATTAGGACTGCATATGAAATCCATTCTCTTTTCGCTATTAATGTTTTTTGTTCCGGTTTCCGGAAATATTTTCGGACAGAGCGTATTCTCCGAGAATCATTCCAGCCGGGCGGACGTAAAAGTTTACGTAGTGAAGTATGAGAACCAGGCGGACTTGAAGGTTTATAAGGTCAAGTATGCCAACCAAGCGGGAGCAAACGACGGTAAATGGTTTTTTACCAATTACGAATCTCAGGCAAAGTTTAAGATCTATTTCGTGGCTCATGAAAGCCAGGCGGATATTAAAGTGTATTTCGTGAATTCTTCCAGTCAGGCGGGATGGAAAAATCGATCTAAAATGGACCTTTTCTATTAA